A stretch of the Lolium perenne isolate Kyuss_39 chromosome 3, Kyuss_2.0, whole genome shotgun sequence genome encodes the following:
- the LOC127338164 gene encoding uncharacterized protein, with translation MEDGLAMDSRWRIGPAEEARHQEVMAGLGVHGAEWALWKVLEVSDVDAGQNRLLLLRDMVRGGPIPKLFPELDELDVDGLNARRTVSFTLLDAEGRQKELRIRYLNSNKAYRVFGPEWRRFVKDSGMCKGDRVDLYACRRGDDGERCLFLFTSKGGGGNAWCTIKRARQPSAAAAAVRDHKRRAKSRRSEREDHMLYVMDDGVHGGFQRDYGCCKSLERTRREDKAPLRLWIDSTKEEREAAKGLLMLRYAILAKYYR, from the coding sequence ATGGAGGACGGCCTCGCCATGGATTCTCGCTGGCGCATCGGGCCAGCGGAGGAAGCGCGCCACCAGGAGGTGATGGCTGGCCTGGGCGTGCACGGAGCCGAGTGGGCGCTGTGGAAGGTGCTGGAGGTGTCCGACGTCGACGCGGGGCAGAATCGGCTGCTGCTCCTCAGGGATATGGTGCGCGGCGGGCCGATCCCCAAGCTCTTTCCGGAGCTGGATGAGCTCGACGTTGACGGCCTGAACGCCAGGCGCACGGTGTCCTTCACCTTGCTCGATGCGGAGGGTCGGCAGAAGGAGTTGAGGATCCGCTACCTCAACTCCAACAAGGCGTACCGGGTCTTTGGGCCCGAGTGGAGGCGGTTCGTGAAGGACAGCGGCATGTGCAAAGGCGACCGCGTCGACCTGTACGCGTGCAggcgcggcgacgacggcgagcgCTGCCTCTTCTTGTTCACGAGCAAGGGCGGCGGCGGTAACGCCTGGTGTACCATTAAGCGCGCGCGGCAGCCTTCTGCTGCGGCCGCCGCCGTTCGGGATCACAAGAGGCGAGCAAAGAGCCGTCGTTCAGAGAGAGAAGATCATATGCTTTACGTGATGGACGACGGTGTGCACGGTGGTTTCCAGCGGGATTACGGCTGTTGCAAGTCCCTCGAGAGGACAAGGAGGGAAGACAAAGCACCTCTGCGATTGTGGATAGATTCCACTAAAGAGGAAAGAGAAGCTGCCAAGGGCCTCTTGATGTTGAGATATGCTATCTTGGCCAAGTATTATCGTTAG